A stretch of the Filimonas lacunae genome encodes the following:
- a CDS encoding DUF2490 domain-containing protein, with the protein MMAFPLTTASALAQNDKLGSWDITNLSLSLDKKFSLWLEAQTRSQKLTTDFYYHEFKGGIQYKLVDKATIMVGTGDYKTYSTPGNFKTPMQVKEWRLWEQLVISNNIHRVKLEHRYRIEQRWINGEFFNRFRYRINPIVPINHASIVPKTLYISAFDEVFFTNTAPFFVRNRFFAGAGFQFSKVVAAQAGWIRQFDYRKADDGSGKNFIQTSLLFTLDKRIFEKEHFPNTMD; encoded by the coding sequence ATGATGGCTTTCCCTTTAACTACTGCATCAGCGCTTGCCCAGAACGACAAACTGGGCTCATGGGATATTACCAATTTATCGTTAAGCCTGGACAAAAAGTTTTCGTTGTGGCTGGAAGCGCAAACGCGCTCACAAAAGCTTACGACCGACTTCTATTACCATGAATTTAAAGGCGGCATTCAATACAAACTGGTAGACAAAGCCACTATAATGGTGGGCACCGGAGACTATAAAACCTATAGCACTCCCGGTAATTTTAAAACTCCCATGCAAGTAAAAGAATGGCGCTTATGGGAACAGTTAGTGATCAGCAATAACATTCACCGTGTAAAACTGGAACATCGTTACCGGATAGAACAACGTTGGATAAACGGTGAATTCTTTAATCGCTTCCGTTACCGGATTAATCCTATCGTACCTATCAACCACGCTTCTATCGTTCCAAAAACGTTATATATAAGTGCTTTTGATGAGGTGTTTTTTACCAATACAGCACCCTTCTTTGTACGTAACCGCTTTTTTGCAGGAGCAGGTTTTCAGTTTTCTAAAGTAGTAGCTGCACAAGCTGGCTGGATACGTCAGTTCGATTATAGAAAAGCCGATGATGGCAGTGGCAAAAACTTTATACAAACATCCCTGCTGTTTACATTAGATAAACGCATTTTTGAGAAGGAGCATTTCCCTAATACTATGGATTAG
- a CDS encoding 3'-5' exonuclease codes for MNLQLTRPLAFIDLETTGVNIGIDRIVEIAIVKIMPDGTKTVKRRLLNPQMPIPASSSDVHGITDDMVKDAPSFKDVANEVKQFLENCDLGGYNSNRFDIPMLVEEFLRIGLEFSIDGRKMVDVQRVFHMMEQRTLSAAYKFYCNKTLEDAHSAEADASATWEVLDAQVERYASIGNTVDSIVKFTGEDDIVDFARRLIKVNGVEVFNFGKHKGRAVADVLKSEPQYYDWMMKGDFAMNTKQKLTEILNRTLLKKA; via the coding sequence ATGAATTTGCAGCTTACCCGTCCGTTAGCATTTATTGATCTGGAAACTACCGGTGTAAATATTGGTATTGACAGAATAGTTGAGATAGCCATCGTGAAAATTATGCCCGACGGTACTAAAACCGTTAAACGCAGGCTGCTGAACCCACAAATGCCTATACCTGCCAGCTCCAGCGATGTGCATGGTATTACCGATGACATGGTGAAAGACGCGCCCAGCTTTAAGGACGTTGCCAATGAAGTAAAACAGTTCCTGGAAAATTGTGATTTAGGTGGTTATAACAGTAACCGTTTTGATATCCCTATGCTTGTGGAAGAGTTTCTGCGCATAGGTCTTGAATTTAGCATTGACGGCCGTAAAATGGTAGATGTACAGCGCGTGTTTCATATGATGGAGCAACGCACGCTGAGTGCTGCCTATAAATTCTACTGCAATAAAACACTGGAAGATGCGCATAGCGCGGAAGCGGACGCTTCTGCTACCTGGGAAGTTTTAGATGCACAGGTAGAGCGTTATGCCAGTATTGGTAATACCGTAGATAGTATCGTTAAATTTACCGGTGAAGACGATATTGTTGATTTTGCCCGCCGTTTAATCAAAGTAAATGGGGTAGAAGTGTTCAATTTTGGTAAGCATAAAGGCCGTGCAGTGGCCGATGTGTTAAAATCTGAGCCTCAATACTATGATTGGATGATGAAAGGCGATTTTGCGATGAATACCAAGCAAAAATTAACCGAAATTTTAAACCGAACACTGTTAAAAAAGGCCTGA
- a CDS encoding OsmC family protein, with protein sequence MSNKQHTYALTVTWTGNKGLGTGGYTVYNRDHIIQAGDKITIPGSSDPAFRGDISRYNPEELLVASLSSCHMLWYLHLCAEAGVVVTAYEDKATGIMEETANGGGHFTEVTLHPVITVAEAAMIPLADSLHQKANELCFIANSCKFPVHHQAQYHTYEVK encoded by the coding sequence ATGAGCAACAAGCAACATACCTATGCACTTACAGTTACCTGGACTGGCAATAAAGGCCTGGGAACCGGTGGGTACACGGTATATAACAGAGATCATATTATTCAGGCCGGGGATAAAATCACTATTCCCGGCTCTTCCGATCCTGCTTTCCGGGGCGATATAAGCCGGTATAATCCGGAAGAGCTTTTGGTGGCTTCTTTATCATCCTGTCATATGCTGTGGTATTTGCACCTGTGTGCCGAAGCGGGTGTTGTGGTAACTGCTTATGAAGACAAGGCTACAGGCATTATGGAAGAAACCGCCAACGGGGGCGGGCATTTTACAGAAGTAACGCTGCATCCAGTCATTACTGTAGCAGAAGCTGCCATGATACCTTTGGCAGATAGCCTGCACCAGAAAGCGAATGAACTTTGCTTTATTGCTAACTCCTGTAAATTTCCTGTGCATCATCAGGCACAGTATCATACCTATGAAGTAAAATAA
- a CDS encoding DMT family transporter — protein sequence MKSALIRLHAAVFLWGFTGVLGRLISLNEGWLVWWRLLLTVIFLWLFFWWKGEIKRIDTRGFLKIGAIGTILALHWLFFYGSIKYSNVSIALTCLATSGLLSAIIEPLFFRKRINPMELVLGLFALAGIGIIYLSNLSFSSGIYIGLIAALLTVTVSVLNKKMVNGYEPNTITLYQLTGGFLGLTVLMPLYHYLFPTDAILPVKWDWAWLLVLSIVCTIFTFILYIAALKKLSAFTMNLTLTLEPVYGVLLAFAIFHENESFNVNFYIGFLLILLAVVLQMMRIVIQARKTKRANILYTT from the coding sequence ATGAAAAGTGCGTTGATTCGATTGCACGCCGCTGTTTTCTTATGGGGTTTTACAGGTGTTTTAGGCCGGTTGATCTCCTTAAACGAAGGGTGGCTTGTATGGTGGCGGTTACTTCTTACCGTAATATTTCTTTGGTTGTTTTTCTGGTGGAAAGGTGAAATTAAGCGTATTGACACGCGTGGATTTCTGAAAATAGGTGCCATTGGCACTATCCTGGCGCTTCACTGGCTGTTTTTCTATGGCAGCATTAAGTACTCCAACGTTTCCATTGCATTAACCTGTTTGGCTACTTCCGGCCTTTTATCGGCTATTATAGAACCATTGTTTTTCAGAAAACGCATTAACCCGATGGAACTGGTATTGGGGTTATTTGCACTGGCGGGCATTGGCATTATCTATTTATCCAATCTTAGCTTTTCATCCGGCATTTATATTGGCTTAATTGCCGCGTTATTAACAGTAACGGTTTCTGTGCTGAACAAGAAAATGGTAAACGGCTACGAGCCCAATACCATCACTTTATACCAGCTTACCGGCGGTTTCCTGGGCTTAACGGTATTAATGCCTTTGTATCATTACCTGTTTCCTACGGATGCCATTTTACCTGTGAAGTGGGATTGGGCCTGGTTGCTGGTGTTAAGTATTGTGTGCACCATTTTTACTTTTATCCTGTACATAGCAGCTTTAAAAAAGCTCAGCGCTTTTACTATGAACCTCACGCTTACGTTGGAACCGGTGTATGGCGTGTTGCTGGCATTTGCGATCTTTCATGAAAACGAAAGCTTTAACGTGAACTTTTATATCGGCTTCTTACTCATTTTACTGGCAGTAGTGTTGCAGATGATGCGTATTGTAATACAGGCCCGTAAAACCAAAAGGGCTAATATACTTTATACGACATAA
- a CDS encoding SMP-30/gluconolactonase/LRE family protein — protein sequence MKYFVYSCLLLALFTAKAHAQIKLSKQWTTDSILQVPESVLYSKADNILYVSIIGGNPAVNGKGAIAKLTQEGQIIDSNWITGLNAPKGLGRYGNLLYVADVTEVVVIDIAKGAIAYKIPIDSAVFLNDITIDIQGAVYVSDSRRNTVHVIRRKQASLYLSNLNNVNGLLATPETFYAVSAGRLLAFDEAKKMTVLASGMEKSTDGLVQLSEEEFIVSAWIGVIYYVKKDGTVRTLEDFRSTQTNTADLGYNPKTKTLFVPTFYKKSVMSYKVY from the coding sequence ATGAAGTACTTTGTTTATTCCTGCCTGTTACTGGCATTATTTACTGCAAAAGCCCACGCACAAATAAAGCTATCCAAACAATGGACTACCGACTCCATTCTCCAGGTACCGGAATCAGTACTTTACAGCAAGGCAGATAATATACTGTACGTTTCTATTATAGGCGGCAATCCTGCTGTAAATGGCAAGGGAGCTATAGCCAAACTCACACAGGAAGGGCAGATTATAGACAGCAACTGGATTACCGGGTTAAATGCTCCTAAAGGACTAGGTAGATATGGTAACCTGCTGTATGTGGCAGACGTAACAGAAGTGGTGGTAATAGATATAGCCAAAGGGGCTATTGCCTACAAAATACCTATAGACAGCGCCGTTTTCCTGAATGATATCACCATTGATATTCAAGGCGCTGTTTATGTAAGTGATTCCCGCAGAAACACAGTTCACGTCATTCGCAGAAAACAAGCTTCCCTGTATTTATCTAACCTCAATAATGTAAACGGATTATTAGCTACTCCGGAAACCTTTTATGCCGTATCGGCCGGAAGACTGCTGGCCTTTGACGAAGCCAAAAAGATGACGGTGCTGGCCAGTGGTATGGAAAAAAGCACAGATGGGTTGGTACAGCTGTCGGAAGAGGAGTTTATTGTTTCGGCCTGGATTGGCGTTATATACTATGTAAAAAAAGACGGCACTGTTCGCACGCTGGAAGACTTTAGATCCACGCAAACGAACACTGCCGACCTGGGATATAACCCTAAAACCAAAACCTTATTTGTGCCTACTTTTTACAAGAAAAGCGTTATGTCGTATAAAGTATATTAG
- a CDS encoding polyprenol monophosphomannose synthase produces MEKLVIIPTYNEKDNIVSILEAVFNLKQNYHVLVIDDGSPDGTANIVKSLFASYPGQLFLEERKGKLGLGTAYIHGFRWAIKRDYQFIFEMDADFSHNPNDLERLYEACKYQGGDVAVGSRYVPGGKIENWPFDRHLYSRGGSIYTRLITWMPVKDPTAGFVCYKKEVLETINFDEIRFVGYAFQIEMKFASWKLGFKIKEVPIVFVDRQIGVSKMSKGIIKEGVLGVLKIQWQSMFKNYRRRVNMTTTSNVKVRHREEMVGADN; encoded by the coding sequence TTGGAAAAGCTCGTTATAATACCAACGTACAACGAAAAGGATAATATTGTATCTATCCTGGAAGCCGTTTTTAATTTGAAGCAGAATTATCACGTGCTTGTTATTGATGACGGATCTCCCGATGGTACAGCGAATATTGTGAAAAGCCTTTTTGCTTCTTATCCGGGACAGCTGTTCCTGGAAGAACGCAAAGGAAAGCTGGGTTTGGGTACTGCCTATATTCATGGTTTCAGATGGGCTATTAAAAGAGATTATCAGTTCATTTTTGAAATGGATGCCGACTTTTCGCACAATCCTAACGACCTGGAAAGGCTTTACGAAGCCTGTAAATACCAGGGCGGGGATGTGGCAGTAGGCAGCCGTTATGTACCGGGTGGTAAAATTGAAAACTGGCCTTTCGACCGTCATTTGTATTCACGTGGTGGTTCTATTTATACAAGACTCATTACCTGGATGCCGGTAAAAGATCCTACCGCCGGCTTTGTATGCTATAAAAAAGAAGTACTGGAAACCATCAACTTCGATGAAATCCGCTTTGTGGGTTACGCGTTCCAGATTGAAATGAAATTTGCTTCGTGGAAACTTGGTTTTAAAATTAAAGAAGTGCCTATTGTGTTTGTTGACCGCCAGATAGGGGTGAGCAAAATGAGCAAGGGTATTATCAAAGAGGGCGTGCTGGGTGTGCTGAAAATTCAGTGGCAAAGCATGTTTAAAAACTACCGCAGGCGCGTAAATATGACCACCACCTCGAACGTAAAGGTGCGCCATCGCGAAGAAATGGTGGGCGCTGATAATTAA
- a CDS encoding alpha/beta hydrolase family protein: MRISPMLLCGWLAACCMQVAHAQKKPLDHSVYDSWQSISEKQISNNGRYVVYTVSPQEGDANLVIQQADGTRLVEIARGYAAKITNDNGFVICKIKPAFKDTRDARIKKKKPEEMPKDSLAIYNLSTKSLVKVALVKSFKVPEDGSGWLAYLLEKTPATAAEKPVLDSAARIAQLVRMADSLSRAADSLRNKLTQIKTTGFTAIQAKVPAGNKATGKKDDNTVEEGTTLVLKNLVSGEEKKYELVNDYLFDKKATALVVRVTKKNADSTSRALVLWQHLSNNKVDTVMKGFNDARAFALDEAATRLAFVAERDSSAKAVQKYYRLWYYTSGYDSAKLLADRFTKGVLPNWGISENADLTFSKSGNRLFLGTAPILPPKDTTLPEFERAAVDVWNYKDDALQTVQLYNLNKELKKSYLAYWDDANKQVVQLADTAFRLVKPTAEGDGAVFYAENDFGKRIAAQWQGYVLEDVYAINPVTGAKKLIVKDFKGATYPSYTGKYLLLYNDIKRSYSIYNTTTGNTYAVAADVKVPLYDEENDVPDDPNPHGVMRWMEGDKYVFIYDKYDVWKVDPEAKEKSVNITNGRKNALEYRYVNTNEDEKFLTAGQQVLFRLFDDNTKYSGLATLSLTEGVQPVTLWLQPYSFGAAMFSNVQKAKEGTVLLYTKENFTNSPNLYTRSVESDNEKQLSTTNPQQGDYSWGSASLYKWKAYTGKQTEGVLYKPENFDAKKKYPMIVYFYERNNNTLYNYLAPAPTPSRLNISFFVSRGYVVFVPDIWYTNGHPGQSAYDYIVSGTRALIKEGFIDSTKIGLQGQSWGGYQTAYLITRTNLYAAAWAGAPVVNMFSAYGGIRWESGLNRQFQYEHTQSRIGATIWDKPYLYTENSPLFHFAKVKTPLVVMANDADGAVPWYQGIECFTALRRLNKPVWMLNYNGEAHNLVERRNRKDIQVREQQFFDWLLKGEKPAPWITDGVPAVMKGRTWGL, from the coding sequence ATGAGAATATCCCCCATGTTGCTGTGCGGCTGGCTTGCTGCCTGTTGTATGCAGGTTGCCCATGCACAGAAAAAGCCGCTGGATCACTCCGTTTACGACAGCTGGCAAAGTATTTCCGAAAAGCAAATCAGTAATAACGGCAGGTATGTGGTGTATACCGTATCGCCACAGGAAGGTGATGCCAACCTTGTAATACAGCAGGCTGATGGAACACGCTTAGTGGAAATTGCCCGTGGCTATGCGGCTAAAATTACCAACGACAATGGGTTTGTGATTTGTAAGATAAAGCCTGCGTTTAAAGACACGCGCGATGCCCGTATTAAAAAGAAGAAGCCGGAAGAAATGCCTAAAGACAGTCTGGCTATTTATAATCTCAGCACAAAAAGCCTGGTAAAAGTGGCTTTGGTGAAGTCTTTTAAAGTGCCGGAAGATGGTAGCGGCTGGCTGGCCTACCTGCTGGAGAAAACACCGGCAACGGCAGCCGAAAAGCCTGTGTTGGATTCAGCAGCACGTATTGCACAACTGGTGCGCATGGCCGATAGCTTATCGCGTGCAGCCGATAGCCTGCGTAATAAGCTTACCCAAATAAAAACGACAGGTTTTACCGCTATACAGGCTAAAGTGCCTGCAGGTAATAAAGCCACTGGTAAAAAAGATGACAATACAGTGGAAGAAGGCACCACGCTGGTACTGAAAAACCTGGTATCAGGCGAGGAAAAGAAATACGAACTGGTAAACGATTACCTGTTCGATAAAAAAGCAACCGCATTGGTGGTACGTGTTACCAAAAAGAATGCAGATAGCACCAGCCGTGCATTGGTATTATGGCAGCATTTAAGCAATAACAAGGTTGATACGGTAATGAAAGGCTTTAACGATGCCCGTGCGTTTGCATTGGATGAAGCGGCTACCCGTTTAGCTTTTGTGGCTGAACGTGACAGCAGTGCTAAAGCCGTTCAAAAATATTATCGTTTATGGTATTATACATCTGGCTATGATAGTGCTAAACTACTGGCCGACAGGTTTACCAAAGGGGTATTGCCTAACTGGGGCATCAGTGAAAATGCTGATTTAACTTTCAGCAAATCCGGCAACAGGTTATTCCTGGGAACTGCTCCTATACTACCTCCTAAAGACACCACGCTGCCGGAGTTTGAACGTGCAGCAGTAGATGTATGGAACTATAAAGACGATGCGCTGCAAACAGTGCAGTTATACAACCTCAACAAAGAGTTGAAAAAAAGCTACCTGGCCTATTGGGATGATGCCAATAAACAGGTGGTACAATTAGCAGATACCGCTTTCCGCCTGGTAAAGCCCACAGCAGAAGGGGATGGCGCTGTGTTCTATGCTGAGAACGATTTTGGTAAACGTATCGCTGCTCAGTGGCAGGGATATGTATTGGAAGATGTGTATGCTATCAATCCTGTAACAGGTGCTAAAAAGCTGATTGTAAAAGACTTTAAAGGTGCTACCTATCCATCCTATACCGGCAAATACTTGCTGCTGTATAACGATATCAAACGTAGCTATAGCATCTATAACACCACTACCGGCAATACCTATGCAGTAGCGGCTGATGTGAAAGTGCCTTTGTATGACGAAGAGAATGATGTGCCGGACGATCCTAACCCACACGGTGTTATGCGTTGGATGGAAGGTGATAAATATGTATTTATTTATGATAAGTATGATGTGTGGAAAGTAGATCCGGAAGCAAAAGAGAAATCTGTAAACATTACCAATGGTCGCAAAAATGCACTGGAATACAGGTATGTCAATACCAATGAAGACGAGAAGTTTTTGACAGCTGGCCAGCAAGTATTATTTCGTTTGTTTGATGATAATACCAAATACAGCGGTTTGGCTACGCTTTCATTAACAGAAGGTGTACAGCCTGTTACCTTATGGTTGCAGCCTTATTCGTTTGGTGCTGCCATGTTTAGCAATGTACAAAAAGCGAAAGAAGGAACGGTGTTATTGTATACTAAAGAAAACTTCACCAATTCTCCTAATCTTTATACACGTAGTGTAGAAAGCGATAATGAAAAGCAATTATCAACTACCAACCCGCAGCAGGGCGATTATTCCTGGGGTAGCGCTTCTTTATACAAATGGAAAGCTTATACCGGTAAGCAAACCGAAGGTGTGTTATATAAGCCTGAAAATTTTGATGCGAAGAAGAAGTATCCTATGATCGTATACTTCTACGAGCGTAACAATAATACACTGTATAACTACCTGGCACCTGCGCCAACGCCTTCCCGTTTAAACATCTCTTTCTTTGTAAGCCGTGGTTATGTGGTGTTTGTACCTGATATCTGGTACACCAATGGCCATCCAGGCCAAAGTGCTTACGACTATATTGTAAGTGGCACAAGGGCATTGATTAAAGAAGGTTTTATTGATAGCACTAAAATAGGTTTACAAGGTCAAAGCTGGGGTGGTTATCAAACAGCTTACCTCATTACCCGAACGAATTTGTATGCAGCTGCGTGGGCAGGGGCACCGGTAGTGAACATGTTCAGTGCTTATGGTGGCATTCGTTGGGAAAGTGGTTTAAACAGGCAATTCCAGTACGAGCATACACAAAGCCGTATAGGGGCTACCATCTGGGACAAGCCCTATTTATACACTGAAAACTCTCCGTTATTCCACTTTGCCAAGGTGAAAACACCGCTGGTGGTAATGGCTAACGATGCAGATGGGGCTGTACCCTGGTACCAGGGCATTGAATGCTTTACAGCTTTACGCAGGTTAAACAAACCGGTTTGGATGCTGAACTATAACGGCGAGGCACACAACCTGGTGGAAAGAAGAAATCGTAAAGATATTCAGGTTCGCGAGCAACAGTTCTTTGACTGGCTGCTGAAAGGCGAGAAGCCCGCACCATGGATTACAGATGGTGTTCCAGCTGTAATGAAAGGGCGTACCTGGGGATTATAG
- a CDS encoding outer membrane beta-barrel protein → MKSIVTKFTIKTVLSAILLLSVYHATAQSDDSRIRIALNGGWGYHIAKTASGLSQSEKDYINKLRSGFVYGGDVMYFFGKNWGVGVKFSRFSKGVSVGANGNISGFSETTKSTNFIGATFGGRVNNSSETGALILGISLGYLGYTEEGTYLSLPYQMTGGTVGAVTEIGYDFKVSDHIALGAQLSYLSGTLRRAHYIVVADNRDETSSLEDGQAEGLSRIELSAGIRFNF, encoded by the coding sequence ATGAAAAGTATCGTAACCAAATTCACCATTAAAACTGTGCTTTCTGCCATTCTGTTGCTTTCTGTTTATCATGCCACAGCCCAAAGTGACGATTCCCGTATTCGTATTGCCTTAAACGGTGGCTGGGGATATCATATTGCTAAAACTGCCTCAGGATTATCACAAAGCGAGAAGGATTATATCAACAAATTACGTTCGGGTTTTGTATATGGAGGGGACGTAATGTATTTTTTTGGAAAAAATTGGGGTGTAGGAGTTAAATTCAGCCGTTTTAGTAAAGGAGTATCTGTTGGGGCAAATGGGAATATTAGCGGATTTTCTGAAACCACCAAATCCACCAACTTTATAGGCGCCACCTTTGGCGGACGTGTAAATAATAGCAGCGAAACAGGAGCGTTGATACTGGGAATATCTTTAGGTTACCTGGGCTATACCGAAGAAGGCACTTATCTGAGTTTGCCTTACCAGATGACAGGCGGTACAGTAGGAGCTGTTACAGAAATAGGTTATGATTTTAAAGTATCCGATCATATTGCCTTAGGGGCGCAATTGTCTTATTTAAGTGGCACGTTAAGGCGTGCGCATTATATTGTGGTGGCTGATAACAGAGACGAAACCAGTAGCCTGGAAGATGGTCAGGCAGAAGGTCTTAGCCGTATAGAATTATCGGCAGGTATTCGATTTAACTTTTAA
- a CDS encoding dihydrolipoamide acetyltransferase family protein yields MALVDLVMPKLGESIMEATVLRWHKKTGDTVELEETVLEIATDKVDSEVPSTAAGVITEVLFNENDVVPIGTVIARIETAAVAPVETPAAPEQAPAISERVTEEPEPEVPFVPQEPVHAPAVENAAPATGGARFYSPLVLNIVNSEGISLAELEKIPGTGNDGRVTKKDILQYVAQRNAGTLPQPVVENNVVDPVAATTTPEPVAQPVSTEQPTVAPETTTPAVTEPKTTVPQTAVTATTTQAPVTYPTGNVEIIEMDRMRKLIAKHMVDSVHTSPHVTSFAEADVTNMVQWRDRVKKDFEKRENTKITFTPLFIDCIARVIKRYPIINSSVDGDKIILKKDINIGMATALPSGNLIVPVIKNADYLNLVGLSKAVNFMADSARNNRLKPDDTQGGTFTLTNVGTFGSLMGTPIISQPQVAILAVGAIKKRAVVIETEQGDTIGIRHMMYLSMSYDHRIVDGSIGASFLSEVAKEFENWDPNRGVL; encoded by the coding sequence ATGGCGTTAGTAGACCTGGTGATGCCCAAATTGGGTGAAAGTATTATGGAAGCCACTGTGTTAAGGTGGCATAAAAAAACCGGCGACACTGTTGAGCTGGAAGAAACCGTGCTTGAAATTGCTACCGATAAGGTAGACAGTGAAGTGCCTTCTACCGCAGCGGGTGTTATAACCGAAGTACTGTTTAACGAGAACGACGTAGTTCCTATCGGTACTGTTATAGCCCGTATAGAAACAGCTGCCGTTGCACCAGTTGAAACGCCTGCAGCACCAGAGCAAGCGCCAGCTATTTCAGAACGGGTGACAGAAGAACCTGAGCCAGAAGTACCTTTTGTACCTCAGGAACCTGTGCATGCACCAGCAGTAGAAAACGCTGCACCTGCTACCGGCGGAGCACGTTTTTACTCTCCATTAGTATTGAATATTGTGAATAGCGAAGGCATCAGCCTGGCCGAACTGGAAAAAATTCCAGGAACAGGCAACGATGGCCGCGTTACCAAAAAAGATATTTTACAATATGTGGCCCAACGTAACGCTGGCACTTTGCCACAACCTGTTGTTGAAAACAACGTGGTGGATCCAGTAGCTGCTACAACTACGCCAGAACCGGTGGCACAACCTGTTAGCACAGAACAGCCAACCGTAGCACCTGAAACAACTACCCCGGCAGTCACTGAACCTAAAACCACAGTGCCACAAACCGCTGTTACAGCAACTACTACTCAGGCTCCCGTAACTTATCCAACCGGTAATGTGGAAATTATAGAAATGGACCGCATGCGTAAGCTGATTGCCAAACACATGGTAGACAGCGTACACACCAGCCCGCACGTTACCAGCTTTGCCGAAGCAGATGTTACCAATATGGTACAATGGCGCGACAGGGTGAAGAAAGACTTTGAAAAAAGAGAGAATACCAAAATAACCTTTACCCCGCTGTTTATTGATTGTATAGCGCGTGTTATTAAGCGTTACCCTATTATCAATAGCTCGGTAGATGGCGATAAAATCATCCTGAAAAAGGACATCAATATAGGTATGGCAACAGCATTACCTTCCGGTAACCTGATTGTACCTGTAATTAAAAACGCCGATTACCTGAACCTGGTAGGCTTAAGCAAGGCGGTGAACTTTATGGCCGACAGCGCCCGTAACAACCGCTTAAAACCAGATGATACCCAGGGAGGAACATTCACTCTTACCAATGTGGGCACTTTTGGCAGCCTGATGGGTACTCCTATTATCAGCCAGCCACAGGTAGCTATCCTGGCCGTAGGTGCTATTAAAAAGCGTGCGGTGGTAATTGAAACCGAGCAAGGCGATACCATTGGCATCCGTCATATGATGTACCTGAGCATGAGCTACGATCATCGTATTGTTGACGGCAGCATTGGCGCATCTTTCTTATCAGAAGTGGCCAAAGAATTTGAAAACTGGGATCCTAACAGAGGAGTATTATAA